From a region of the Zingiber officinale cultivar Zhangliang chromosome 10B, Zo_v1.1, whole genome shotgun sequence genome:
- the LOC122029109 gene encoding MOB kinase activator-like 1A encodes MGWKKLVVMSVEATTQLSGVPLSMATVHDLVSQNCTSSAILKVADTLPPLGIIISRVTFMVVFVSYVYLQICTCRYEYRWADGVQIKKPIEVSAPKYVEYLMEWIEVQLDDESIFPQKLGTPFPANFKDVVKTIFKRLFRVYAHIYHSHFQKIVSLKEEAHLNTCFKHFILFTYEFGLIDKKEIAPLQELIESIVL; translated from the exons ATGGGATGGAAGAAGCTTGTGGTAATGTCTGTGGAAGCTACAACTCAGCTAAGTGGAGTCCCTTTATCCATGGCTACAGTGCATGATCTTGTATCTCAAAATTGCACGTCTAGTGCAAT ATTGAAAGTTGCTGATACTTTACCTCCCTTAGGAATCATCATTAGCAGAGTTACCTTTATGG TTGTATTTGTATCATATGTTTATTTGCAGATTTGTACTTGTAGGTACGAATATAGATGGGCGGATGGTGTGCAAATAAAGAAACCTATTGAAGTCTCAGCGCCAAAGTATGTTGAGTACCTGATGGAGTGGATTGAAGTTCAGCTCGACGATGAATCTATTTTCCCTCAAAAGCTCG GAACACCTTTTCCTGCAAACTTCAAAGACGTCGTGAAGACAATATTCAAGCGGTTGTTCCGTGTTTACGCACACATTTATCACTCTCATTTCCAGAAGATTGTGAGCCTCAAGGAAGAAGCACATCTCAACACCTGCTTCAAGCATTTCATTCTTTTCACTTAT GAGTTTGGGTTGATCGACAAGAAGGAAATCGCCCCGCTGCAAGAGCTGATTGAGTCCATCGTTCTATAA